DNA sequence from the Alteribacter lacisalsi genome:
ACTGGAAAATTGTATATATATATAATAGAAGAAAACGGCTCGCCTGCAGGATTTACCGGTTTGCTTTTTGAACCCGGGGATGATGAAGCATGGATCCTCGGTCCGGTGTTTACATAAAAAGCCGATCATGCTGCAAATGTGGACCAGATTTTTTCCCTGATTGAAGAAGCAGGAAGAGCTGTGTTTCCGAGAATTCGTTTTTCCTTAAATGTGGGAAACAAGCTGTCTTAAAACGCAGTCGTGATGCATGGCTGGCAAGAGAAGAGCCGCTCTATTGAAATGATGATTGCTCCTGCGAGCTTACCGGGGAATCGAAATTCATACACGATTGAAAAGCTGAGCGACGCGTCGGAGCACATTCATTTTGATGAAGCTGCCCGTCTGCTCGGTTCGCTTGACGGCTGGGAAGATCCGTCTGGTCAACTGAGGGATTATTTACTGAAGTTCCACATGAAAGCCGCCTGCATAACAGGAAATGGGTCACTTCTTGGAGCTGTAATGTGGGACCGGGTGGGTGAATCAGACTTTGTCAGACTCGAAGATGTTGCCGTTCAGCCGGAAGCAAGAGAAAAGGGAATCGGCA
Encoded proteins:
- a CDS encoding GNAT family N-acetyltransferase codes for the protein MHGWQEKSRSIEMMIAPASLPGNRNSYTIEKLSDASEHIHFDEAARLLGSLDGWEDPSGQLRDYLLKFHMKAACITGNGSLLGAVMWDRVGESDFVRLEDVAVQPEAREKGIGTESVCVTKRV